One Deinococcus reticulitermitis DNA segment encodes these proteins:
- a CDS encoding MerR family transcriptional regulator has product MKLLSIGQFAQLVGLSVSALRFYAESGVLTPAQVDQDSGYRYYAPEQVPAGQRVAALRRLELPLGDLAALLGAAPEEAARLLERHERRLLERFQAQRALLLEVGELLRGQRTLDPVDVTYRHWPAQHALSVTRHAEAEAFHSMYVQSLDELRGYAHRSGVAVTGTDFGLYHAQEYFAGPLQVEICLPVAAPVAGSGGVRSLTLPAAPVACALHRGDWRTFSATYAALHLSASAAGHTAGSSYTLPTPSGTELGFFLN; this is encoded by the coding sequence GTGAAGTTGCTGTCCATCGGTCAATTTGCACAGCTCGTGGGCCTGAGCGTGTCGGCGCTGCGCTTTTACGCCGAGAGCGGGGTCCTGACGCCGGCGCAGGTGGACCAGGACAGCGGCTACCGCTACTACGCGCCCGAGCAGGTGCCCGCCGGTCAGCGGGTGGCGGCCCTGCGCCGGCTGGAGCTGCCGCTGGGTGACCTGGCCGCGCTGCTGGGCGCCGCGCCGGAGGAGGCCGCGCGCCTGCTCGAACGCCACGAACGGCGGCTCCTGGAGCGCTTTCAGGCGCAGCGTGCCCTGCTGCTGGAGGTCGGTGAACTGCTCCGGGGGCAGCGCACGCTGGACCCCGTAGACGTGACCTACCGCCACTGGCCGGCCCAGCACGCCCTGAGCGTCACGCGCCACGCCGAAGCCGAGGCGTTTCACTCCATGTATGTCCAGAGCTTGGATGAACTGCGCGGGTACGCCCACCGCAGCGGGGTCGCGGTGACGGGGACCGATTTCGGCCTCTATCACGCCCAGGAGTACTTTGCCGGCCCGCTTCAGGTGGAGATCTGCTTGCCGGTGGCCGCCCCGGTGGCTGGCAGCGGGGGGGTGCGTAGTCTGACCCTGCCCGCCGCGCCAGTCGCGTGCGCCCTGCACCGGGGAGACTGGCGCACCTTCAGCGCCACCTACGCCGCCCTCCACCTGAGCGCCAGCGCGGCGGGGCACACTGCGGGTTCGTCCTATACCCTGCCCACCCCTTCAGGCACCGAGCTGGGATTTTTCCTGAATTGA
- a CDS encoding DinB family protein, whose translation MSDLDLLLESFRRNGRVNEVLLGSLTPEDYGWTDGHGGWSVGRHLRHMAGFRVGWLWNIARDHAAPLVNPDELDADGDPLWRWQNSPDHELGAAFTAGDAAAVQAVRAHLHSGEPFADPWKEGAYRSSPAHFLQHTIVHDSHHRGQIMALLRMNGSSKERMDALEHHWAIWRE comes from the coding sequence ATGTCTGACCTTGATCTCCTGCTGGAATCTTTTCGCCGCAATGGCCGCGTGAACGAGGTTCTGCTCGGGTCCCTGACGCCGGAAGACTACGGATGGACGGACGGTCACGGCGGCTGGTCGGTGGGGCGCCACCTGCGGCACATGGCGGGGTTCCGGGTGGGTTGGCTGTGGAACATCGCGCGTGACCACGCCGCGCCCCTGGTGAACCCGGATGAGCTGGACGCCGACGGCGACCCGCTGTGGCGCTGGCAGAACAGCCCTGACCACGAACTGGGCGCCGCGTTCACGGCGGGGGACGCGGCGGCGGTGCAGGCAGTGCGGGCGCACCTGCATAGCGGCGAGCCGTTCGCCGATCCCTGGAAGGAAGGCGCTTACCGAAGCAGCCCGGCGCACTTCCTCCAGCACACCATCGTCCACGACAGCCATCACCGAGGCCAGATCATGGCCCTGCTGCGGATGAATGGGAGCAGCAAAGAACGGATGGACGCGCTCGAACATCACTGGGCGATCTGGCGCGAATAG
- a CDS encoding DinB family protein, whose translation MNIPDMYDYLVRARRDLWAALENVPDEVLSRDVLHGERFRCVKDLAFHIAEVEDGWTHGDIQEQSFVQERFPNLQGREFFDDVPLADILDYWRAVEADTLRYLKTLTAAELARQVAPEDWRGVQFTVGGLLWHVCLHEVRHTAQIAALLRMQGVKPPWLDYLIYQLPPEVKNFVLRDPDPGGA comes from the coding sequence ATGAACATCCCGGACATGTATGACTACCTCGTTCGCGCCCGGCGAGACCTCTGGGCCGCGCTGGAGAACGTGCCGGACGAAGTTCTTTCGCGTGACGTGCTGCACGGGGAGCGGTTTCGCTGCGTCAAAGACCTCGCGTTCCATATCGCGGAAGTCGAGGACGGCTGGACGCACGGTGACATTCAGGAGCAGTCGTTCGTTCAGGAGCGCTTCCCGAATTTGCAAGGCCGTGAATTCTTCGACGACGTCCCACTGGCGGACATTCTCGATTACTGGCGTGCGGTGGAGGCCGACACCCTGCGTTATCTGAAAACCCTCACCGCTGCGGAACTGGCGCGCCAGGTGGCCCCGGAAGACTGGCGCGGCGTTCAGTTCACAGTGGGTGGCCTGCTCTGGCACGTGTGCCTGCACGAGGTCCGCCACACCGCCCAGATCGCGGCGCTGCTCCGCATGCAGGGCGTTAAACCGCCGTGGCTGGACTACCTGATTTACCAGCTTCCGCCGGAGGTGAAGAACTTTGTTCTCCGTGACCCTGATCCCGGCGGCGCGTGA
- a CDS encoding GyrI-like domain-containing protein — translation MPKMDLKKELKHLYQPSAKEISVVDVPALKFLRIDGAGDPNGSAEYADAVAALFAVSYALKFKVKKGDPSTDYGVMPLEGLWWAEDMTNFNVQDRRDWLWTMMVMQPDFITVDLVLEAIAETRRKKPLGALSGLRFETFTEGKAAQILHIGPFSEEGPKVQRLHEFIAERDELSGKHHEIYLSDITKAAPKQWKTIIRQPMT, via the coding sequence ATGCCGAAAATGGACCTCAAGAAAGAGCTTAAACACCTGTACCAGCCCAGCGCAAAGGAAATCAGTGTGGTGGACGTGCCCGCCCTGAAGTTCCTGAGGATTGACGGGGCCGGCGACCCGAACGGCTCCGCCGAGTACGCCGACGCGGTGGCGGCACTCTTTGCCGTGTCCTACGCGCTGAAATTCAAGGTGAAGAAGGGCGACCCAAGCACCGACTACGGCGTGATGCCCCTTGAAGGCCTGTGGTGGGCCGAAGACATGACGAACTTCAACGTCCAGGACCGCCGCGACTGGCTATGGACGATGATGGTGATGCAGCCGGACTTCATCACGGTGGACCTGGTGCTGGAGGCGATTGCTGAAACGCGGAGGAAAAAGCCGTTGGGTGCCCTCTCAGGGCTGCGTTTCGAGACGTTCACCGAAGGAAAGGCCGCCCAAATCCTGCACATCGGGCCATTCAGCGAAGAAGGGCCGAAGGTTCAGCGCCTTCACGAATTCATCGCAGAGCGCGACGAACTGAGCGGCAAACACCACGAGATCTACCTCAGCGACATCACGAAAGCCGCGCCGAAACAGTGGAAAACCATCATTCGGCAACCCATGACGTGA
- a CDS encoding DUF1905 domain-containing protein has protein sequence MKVEFTGELFQWRGPAPHFFVTVPGDLCLALKDASQLVTYGWGMIPVTVGVGGAEYDTSLFPKGGAYLVPIRAEVRQSEALEEGGSVTVRLSLRSGKAGRTVRRSA, from the coding sequence GTGAAGGTGGAGTTTACGGGGGAGCTGTTTCAGTGGCGTGGCCCTGCCCCGCACTTCTTCGTGACCGTCCCCGGCGACCTCTGCCTGGCCCTGAAAGACGCCTCGCAGCTCGTCACCTACGGCTGGGGCATGATCCCTGTCACGGTGGGCGTCGGCGGGGCGGAGTACGACACCTCGCTCTTCCCAAAAGGCGGCGCGTACCTCGTCCCCATCCGTGCGGAGGTCCGCCAGTCTGAGGCGCTGGAGGAAGGCGGGAGCGTCACCGTCCGCCTGAGCCTCCGCAGCGGGAAGGCAGGGCGCACGGTCAGGAGGTCCGCTTGA
- a CDS encoding DinB family protein, which produces MNDVSDHTLSPAQFLAHWQGHRQLTRQVIEAFPDDQLFAYHALDMRTFGELANEIHEITEYTVSGLLTDEWREPDPDDADSFGGLNDKAALLAAWDALTARLDREFLSVPSSRFAETRRLFWGEKTGLGWALYALDNEIHHRGQGYVYLRELGVKPPDFFARP; this is translated from the coding sequence GTGAATGACGTGTCCGACCACACCCTGAGTCCCGCCCAATTCCTGGCCCACTGGCAGGGGCACCGCCAACTGACGCGGCAGGTGATCGAGGCGTTCCCCGACGATCAGCTCTTTGCCTACCACGCGCTCGACATGCGGACCTTTGGCGAGCTGGCGAACGAGATTCACGAGATCACCGAATACACCGTGAGCGGCCTCCTGACGGACGAGTGGCGCGAGCCCGACCCGGACGACGCCGACAGTTTCGGCGGGCTGAACGACAAGGCCGCGCTGCTGGCCGCCTGGGACGCCCTCACCGCGCGCCTGGACCGGGAATTCCTGAGCGTCCCCAGTTCGCGCTTTGCCGAGACCCGCCGGCTGTTCTGGGGCGAGAAGACCGGGCTCGGCTGGGCTCTGTACGCCCTGGACAACGAGATTCACCACCGGGGCCAGGGGTACGTGTACCTGCGCGAACTGGGCGTGAAGCCCCCCGACTTCTTCGCCCGACCGTGA
- a CDS encoding DinB family protein, which yields MTNLTAGPPLVTLPGFLAHWQGHRRLTRRVIEAFPEDQLFTFSAAPPMRPFGALAWEIQQVSELTLTGLLTGEWIEPDWRGGTSTDRARLLRHWDALSARLDAEFLQVDPAFFGQTHRLPWGEMSGWEAAIYTIDNEIHHRGQGYVYLRALGTEPPAFYER from the coding sequence GTGACGAACTTGACCGCTGGCCCCCCCCTCGTGACCCTGCCGGGTTTTCTGGCCCACTGGCAAGGGCACCGCCGCCTCACCCGCCGGGTGATCGAGGCTTTTCCCGAAGATCAATTGTTCACTTTCAGCGCCGCGCCGCCGATGCGCCCGTTCGGCGCCCTGGCCTGGGAGATCCAGCAGGTGAGCGAACTGACGCTAACCGGCCTGCTCACCGGCGAGTGGATCGAGCCCGACTGGCGCGGGGGGACGAGCACCGACCGTGCCCGGCTCCTGCGCCACTGGGACGCCCTTTCGGCGCGGCTGGACGCGGAATTCTTGCAGGTGGACCCGGCCTTTTTCGGGCAGACGCACCGGCTCCCCTGGGGCGAGATGAGCGGCTGGGAGGCGGCGATCTACACCATCGACAACGAGATTCACCACCGGGGCCAAGGCTACGTGTACCTGCGCGCGCTGGGCACCGAGCCGCCGGCCTTCTACGAGAGGTGA
- a CDS encoding helix-turn-helix transcriptional regulator: MYDPSMRVLTVLELLQAKEEVSGAELARRLEVSPRTVQRYVARLQDLGIPVEGRRGVGGAYRLRPGFRLPPLIFTGEEALSLSLGLLALHHLGLRELLPAAGSASAKLARTLPTPLRDAAQALEAAVQLDASAWAIPVGLQRLTELLRAVRGGLTVRLAYTDLQGRASEREVEVYRAVHLDGRWYAVGHCRLRGELRSFRLDRITALEVLTRPFAPRPDFDALAFLRGSLAEPMPRFQVDVWLAAPLDELRGQVSMWCAALEPEAGGTRLRTERERLSSFAAFLLGLGCEFRVDGPPELQEEFGNLAARCEAAYTSCSPSGQA; this comes from the coding sequence ATGTATGACCCGTCCATGCGCGTCCTCACGGTGCTGGAGCTGCTCCAGGCGAAAGAAGAGGTCAGTGGCGCGGAGCTCGCCCGGCGGCTGGAGGTCAGTCCGCGCACGGTGCAGCGCTACGTGGCGCGGCTGCAAGACCTCGGCATTCCGGTCGAGGGGCGGCGCGGGGTGGGCGGGGCGTACCGGCTCAGGCCCGGCTTCCGGTTGCCGCCACTGATATTTACGGGCGAGGAAGCGCTGAGCCTGTCGCTCGGGCTCCTCGCGCTCCATCACCTGGGGCTGCGTGAGCTGCTGCCCGCCGCCGGGTCCGCCAGCGCCAAGCTCGCGCGCACGCTGCCTACCCCCTTGCGCGACGCGGCGCAGGCGCTGGAGGCCGCCGTACAGCTCGACGCCTCGGCGTGGGCGATTCCGGTGGGGCTCCAGCGCCTGACCGAACTGCTGCGCGCCGTCCGGGGGGGGCTGACCGTGCGGCTGGCCTACACCGATCTCCAGGGCCGGGCGAGCGAGCGCGAGGTGGAGGTCTACCGGGCCGTGCACCTGGACGGGCGCTGGTACGCGGTGGGGCACTGCCGGCTGCGCGGCGAGCTGCGGTCCTTTCGGCTCGACCGGATCACGGCGCTCGAAGTGCTGACCCGCCCCTTTGCCCCGCGTCCCGACTTCGACGCCCTCGCTTTTCTGCGTGGTTCGCTCGCCGAGCCGATGCCCCGGTTTCAGGTCGACGTGTGGCTCGCCGCTCCGCTCGACGAGTTGCGCGGGCAGGTCTCGATGTGGTGCGCGGCGCTCGAACCGGAAGCCGGCGGCACCCGCCTGCGCACCGAGCGCGAGCGCCTGAGCTCTTTCGCCGCCTTCCTGCTCGGCCTCGGCTGCGAGTTCCGGGTGGACGGCCCGCCGGAATTGCAAGAAGAATTCGGGAACCTGGCTGCGCGCTGTGAGGCTGCCTACACCAG